GCGGGAGGTCGGCATGGCCGAGGCGTGGCGGGCCTATCGCACGGCGAGCACCAACCTCGCCCGCCGACTTGCCGCCGATGCGCGCTGGCGCACGATGCTCGCGGTGACGCCGGACGAGGCCCTCGACGCGGCGTTCTGGCCGCGCGGCCTTGCCCGTATCGCCCAGGGGCCGGGCGATCTCGGCGCCCGCATGCAGCGCCTCTTGCAGCGCTTCGCGCCCGGGCCCACGGTGATCGTCGGCAGCGATATTCCAGCCCTCTTGCCGGCCCACATCGCAGCCGCCTTCCGCGCGCTTCACCGCGCCGGGCTCGTCTTCGGCCCGGCCGCCGACGGCGGCTATTGGCTCATCGGCGCGCGAGGGCTCGTGCGCGCCCGGCGCCTGTTCGAGAAGGTTCGCTGGTCGAGCCCGCACGCCCTTCAGGACACGCTCGAGAACGCGCGCGGCCTTGAAGTCGCGCTCATCGGCGAACTGGAGGATCTGGACGATGCCGCCGCCCACCGGCGCTGGCGCGGCCGCCTCGGCCGCCTGCACGTCAGCTTCGACCGCGGACGAGCGGAACGAGGAACACCACGCAGGCGATGAGGAACAGCAATCCCCCCGCAAGCGCCAGCACGTCGCCGGCGCGCCAGCTCGCGGCGATGAAGAACAGGGCCGAGACCAGGAACAGGATCCAGCCGGCGATCTGAAAGCCCCGATCGGTCAAGAATTGCTCCAGCCCCGCAAATCTCAAGGCGTCCCGAGGTCGATCCGCAATTGATCCGATATCTCAGAAACACCGTATAGTTAATTAAAAATTAACAGAATTACGCCTTGTTCCGCTTCAGATGCTCGTCGAGCCGCGGCATGATCTCGACGAAATTGCATGGGCCGTGGCGATAGTCGAACTGGGCCTTGAGAATGCCGTCCCAGGCGTCCTTGCAGGCGCCGGGCGAGCCCGGCAGCACGAAGATATAGGTGGCGTTGGCGACGCCGGCGGTGGCGCGCGACTGGATCGTCGAGGTGCCGATCTTGTCGTAGGAGATGCGGTGGAACAGGGTCGAGAAGCCGTCCATGCGCTTCTCGAACAGGGGCTCGATGGCCTCCACCGTGACGTCGCGGCCGGTAAAGCCGGTGCCGCCGGTGGTGATGACGACGTCGATCTCCGGCCTGTCGATCCAGCTCTTTACGGTCTGGCGGATCTCGGCGATCTCGTCCGGCACGATGGCCCGGTCGACGAGCCGGTGGCCGGCCTCGGCGATCCGGTCGGCGAGCGTTTGGCCGGACTTGTCCGCCTCGAGGCCGCGCGTATCGGAGACGGTCAGCACCGCTATGCCGACCGGAATGAAGGGGCGGGACTTGTCGATGCCGGCCATGGCCGATGCTCCCAATCTGCGGCTGCGCCGCGAACCATCTTCCTCGATGCCTGTTTACCGCGATCCGGTACCGCAGCGCCAGCCGCCGCCGTGACGCAATCCGGACCCCGATGCCGGCGCCTGTGAACCTGTTCCGCTTTGCGGTGGTCCGGTCCGGCAT
This portion of the Hyphomicrobiales bacterium genome encodes:
- a CDS encoding TIGR04282 family arsenosugar biosynthesis glycosyltransferase, which translates into the protein MAGFPTLIIMVKAPRIGAVKTRLAREVGMAEAWRAYRTASTNLARRLAADARWRTMLAVTPDEALDAAFWPRGLARIAQGPGDLGARMQRLLQRFAPGPTVIVGSDIPALLPAHIAAAFRALHRAGLVFGPAADGGYWLIGARGLVRARRLFEKVRWSSPHALQDTLENARGLEVALIGELEDLDDAAAHRRWRGRLGRLHVSFDRGRAERGTPRRR
- the moaB gene encoding molybdenum cofactor biosynthesis protein B; this encodes MAGIDKSRPFIPVGIAVLTVSDTRGLEADKSGQTLADRIAEAGHRLVDRAIVPDEIAEIRQTVKSWIDRPEIDVVITTGGTGFTGRDVTVEAIEPLFEKRMDGFSTLFHRISYDKIGTSTIQSRATAGVANATYIFVLPGSPGACKDAWDGILKAQFDYRHGPCNFVEIMPRLDEHLKRNKA